In Acetomicrobium sp. S15 = DSM 107314, the following are encoded in one genomic region:
- a CDS encoding TRAP transporter permease: protein MRRLEGWRRWVVGGWLVAAALFQLYTAATGIMQPRVQRGIHLFFLLPVAFLLYPATKKSPKDRFTALDALLAVLSAIPPIYLIVANETLNMRFEFVDPVTSFELFLGILNILMLLEAIRRAVVPAMAILVGAFVVYLYAAPHLPSIFYSKPIALSRVVEMQYLITDAGIYGAITGVSATFVALFVILGAFLETTKMGEFFTKVASRVAGTSPGGPAQIAVISSGLFGSISGVGAANVYATGTFTIPMMKRIGYRPQFAGAVEAVASTGGLIMPPVMGAGAFVMSELTGISYIKICAAALLGAVFYYMTLSLTVRFVALKHNLRGIPPEEVPSWKEIARDAYLLLPAIGLVYLLVKGYSPFMAAFYAILLALGVSFFRKETMMTPKKLLSALELGGRNMIMIAIACAGAGMVVSIVTHTGLGLGIASVITSWSGGMLLPALLLIMVTSIILGMGLPCTPAYIIAITIGGPALLAMGVDVLSAHLFVFYFAILAEVTPPVCIVAYCGAAIAGSDPMKTGFEAAKLAIVGFIVPYIFMYNKALLLKGSVWEILTLIILLGAACALLASGIAGYFFRKLGPFRRALVFVVSGILIAFLVTPGVPAEIAAIGVVLLIALCAILKHFAIKKAADNRASQDAAES from the coding sequence ATGAGACGGCTTGAAGGATGGCGAAGATGGGTGGTGGGCGGCTGGCTTGTGGCCGCCGCCCTTTTCCAGCTTTATACCGCCGCTACCGGTATTATGCAGCCGCGCGTACAACGGGGAATTCATCTCTTCTTCCTTTTGCCTGTGGCGTTCCTTCTGTATCCTGCCACGAAGAAATCGCCCAAAGATAGGTTCACAGCTTTAGACGCTCTCTTGGCGGTTCTTTCTGCAATTCCGCCGATCTATCTCATAGTTGCAAATGAGACCCTCAACATGAGGTTTGAGTTTGTGGATCCTGTGACGTCGTTCGAGCTATTTTTGGGAATCCTCAACATTCTCATGCTCCTGGAAGCCATAAGGCGCGCAGTGGTGCCAGCTATGGCGATCTTAGTGGGAGCCTTCGTTGTTTATTTGTATGCGGCGCCGCACCTCCCGAGCATCTTCTACAGCAAACCCATAGCACTATCCAGGGTTGTCGAGATGCAGTATCTTATCACCGATGCTGGCATATACGGCGCTATTACTGGGGTGTCTGCTACCTTCGTTGCCCTTTTCGTCATCCTCGGAGCTTTTCTTGAGACTACCAAGATGGGGGAATTCTTCACCAAGGTGGCCTCTCGAGTGGCCGGCACAAGCCCAGGTGGACCCGCTCAAATAGCCGTCATAAGCAGCGGCCTCTTCGGCAGCATAAGCGGCGTAGGCGCAGCCAACGTGTATGCCACTGGTACGTTCACCATACCCATGATGAAGAGGATAGGATATAGGCCGCAATTCGCCGGAGCAGTTGAGGCCGTAGCCTCCACTGGAGGGCTTATTATGCCTCCCGTGATGGGAGCCGGGGCCTTTGTCATGTCAGAGTTGACGGGCATCTCTTATATAAAGATATGCGCTGCTGCGCTGTTAGGGGCGGTTTTTTATTATATGACTTTGAGCCTGACCGTTCGTTTTGTGGCTTTAAAGCACAATCTCAGAGGGATACCTCCGGAGGAGGTGCCTTCATGGAAAGAGATCGCACGCGATGCTTATCTTTTGCTCCCCGCCATTGGGCTGGTCTATCTCTTGGTTAAGGGTTATTCGCCTTTTATGGCCGCCTTTTATGCTATATTGCTCGCTTTGGGTGTAAGTTTCTTCAGGAAAGAAACGATGATGACGCCTAAAAAGCTACTTTCTGCCTTGGAATTGGGCGGCAGGAATATGATAATGATAGCCATAGCCTGTGCAGGAGCGGGAATGGTGGTGAGTATCGTCACCCACACGGGCTTGGGCTTAGGGATAGCTTCGGTGATCACCAGCTGGTCTGGGGGAATGCTTTTGCCGGCCCTGCTTTTGATCATGGTGACTTCCATAATCTTGGGGATGGGACTACCTTGCACGCCCGCCTACATTATAGCCATCACTATAGGTGGGCCCGCTCTATTGGCGATGGGTGTAGATGTGTTGAGCGCTCACCTTTTCGTATTTTATTTTGCCATACTAGCAGAAGTAACCCCTCCTGTCTGCATTGTCGCCTATTGCGGAGCTGCCATCGCCGGTTCCGATCCGATGAAAACCGGTTTTGAAGCGGCCAAGCTTGCTATTGTGGGTTTTATAGTCCCTTATATCTTCATGTATAACAAGGCCCTCCTCCTAAAGGGCTCCGTGTGGGAGATTTTAACCCTCATAATACTTCTTGGCGCTGCCTGTGCGCTTCTGGCAAGCGGCATAGCCGGTTATTTCTTCAGAAAACTTGGACCCTTTCGGAGAGCTTTGGTCTTTGTGGTGTCCGGTATATTGATAGCCTTTCTGGTTACTCCAGGTGTACCAGCTGAAATAGCGGCAATCGGCGTGGTGCTTTTGATAGCGCTTTGCGCGATCTTGAAACATTTCGCTATCAAAAAGGCGGCAGACAACCGCGCCTCTCAGGACGCCGCGGAAAGCTGA
- a CDS encoding TAXI family TRAP transporter solute-binding subunit, translating to MRKYIKALTAVVIVCCACLWALPTFAAEELKPTTLTWIAGGVGGGWYTQAGGIARLINEKEPKIAIKVIPGGGVVNPVRVSSGECELGWGVPWVDKMAYNGIPPVYKESYPNIRAIGGIFGISYLHFVAAKETGVKSVEDLSQMVKSGKAVKIAAPMKGTSDLVLTEFILSFYGISLKDIEGAGGKVFNAVYADMVSLYQDHHVDFVATYLALPAAAITEMSFSRDTTLLPVSEECVDELSKKLGTISRESGKCIIPAGTYKDQNADVLAVAGGNEIIANKDLSDFVVYIITKIVCENVEQVHAIHEPLKTFIPERGWKDVAIPLHPGAEKYYREAGYMK from the coding sequence GTGAGGAAGTACATTAAAGCTTTAACTGCAGTCGTGATTGTCTGTTGTGCCTGTTTATGGGCGTTGCCGACTTTTGCGGCGGAGGAGTTAAAACCGACAACGCTCACGTGGATTGCTGGCGGCGTGGGTGGTGGTTGGTATACTCAAGCTGGTGGCATAGCGCGCCTGATCAACGAGAAAGAGCCGAAGATAGCCATAAAAGTCATCCCCGGCGGCGGTGTCGTAAATCCGGTAAGAGTATCGAGCGGCGAATGTGAGTTGGGCTGGGGTGTTCCATGGGTAGACAAAATGGCCTACAACGGCATACCGCCTGTTTATAAAGAATCTTATCCTAACATAAGAGCCATCGGAGGTATTTTTGGGATTTCTTACCTGCACTTTGTAGCTGCCAAAGAAACTGGGGTAAAGAGCGTCGAAGATTTATCTCAGATGGTTAAAAGCGGCAAGGCCGTAAAAATAGCTGCTCCCATGAAAGGCACTTCTGATCTCGTACTTACGGAGTTCATCTTGAGCTTTTACGGCATTTCTCTGAAGGATATAGAGGGGGCTGGCGGCAAAGTCTTTAATGCCGTATACGCCGACATGGTAAGCCTTTATCAGGACCATCACGTAGATTTCGTTGCAACTTACCTGGCTCTCCCAGCTGCCGCCATAACGGAGATGTCTTTTTCCAGAGATACGACGCTATTGCCTGTATCCGAAGAGTGCGTGGACGAGCTTAGCAAAAAACTCGGAACAATATCGAGAGAATCTGGCAAATGTATAATTCCGGCGGGCACTTATAAAGACCAGAACGCTGACGTCCTGGCTGTGGCAGGCGGCAACGAAATAATTGCAAACAAAGATCTGTCCGACTTTGTGGTTTATATCATTACCAAGATTGTTTGCGAAAATGTAGAACAAGTCCATGCCATCCATGAGCCGCTCAAGACGTTTATTCCTGAAAGAGGCTGGAAGGACGTGGCAATCCCTCTTCATCCAGGCGCTGAGAAGTACTATAGAGAAGCTGGCTATATGAAGTGA
- the dapA gene encoding 4-hydroxy-tetrahydrodipicolinate synthase yields MKEWGRLVTAMVTPFDEHLNVNYEQAAFLAKRLVNEGTTALLVSGTTGESPTLSAEEKCELFRIVKKAVSVPVIAGVGTNSTKASVEMGMMAKSCGVDGILAVVPYYNKPPQEALFRHFKVIAEEVGLPMMLYNVPSRTSCNLEASTTIALSKVPHVVAVKEASGNLDQVAKIIKEANVDFFVYSGDDSLTLPILAIGGYGVVSTSSNVASAQMREMVDAFVGGDVEKASKLHLELFGLMKALFVTTNPIPVKAALNMLGFAVGGLRLPLMEANPEVKEVVKGALVELGFLQ; encoded by the coding sequence TTGAAGGAGTGGGGAAGACTCGTCACTGCGATGGTGACGCCGTTCGATGAGCATCTCAATGTGAATTATGAGCAAGCTGCGTTCTTGGCGAAGAGGTTGGTCAATGAGGGGACGACGGCCCTATTGGTCTCCGGCACCACCGGGGAATCTCCGACCCTTTCGGCTGAGGAAAAATGCGAGCTGTTTCGGATTGTAAAGAAGGCAGTGAGCGTTCCGGTCATCGCCGGAGTGGGAACTAACAGCACAAAAGCATCCGTAGAGATGGGCATGATGGCTAAGTCATGCGGCGTGGATGGGATCTTGGCTGTTGTGCCCTACTACAACAAACCCCCTCAAGAAGCTTTATTCAGACATTTCAAGGTGATTGCCGAAGAGGTGGGCTTACCCATGATGCTCTATAACGTGCCGAGCAGGACGAGCTGCAATTTGGAGGCCTCCACGACAATTGCCCTTTCTAAAGTGCCTCACGTAGTGGCTGTCAAAGAGGCCAGCGGCAACTTGGATCAAGTCGCCAAGATTATAAAGGAGGCGAATGTGGATTTCTTCGTCTATTCCGGCGACGACTCTCTTACCCTGCCCATCTTGGCGATCGGTGGCTATGGTGTAGTCAGCACATCTTCTAACGTGGCGAGCGCTCAAATGAGGGAGATGGTAGACGCCTTTGTTGGAGGGGATGTAGAAAAAGCTTCGAAGCTTCATCTCGAGCTTTTTGGCCTTATGAAAGCCCTCTTCGTGACGACGAACCCAATACCGGTGAAGGCAGCTCTGAATATGCTCGGCTTTGCTGTAGGTGGTTTGAGGCTTCCTCTAATGGAGGCGAACCCGGAGGTCAAGGAGGTGGTTAAAGGGGCCCTGGTCGAGTTGGGGTTTTTGCAGTAG
- a CDS encoding NAD(P)/FAD-dependent oxidoreductase, protein MSREDEYDAIVIGAGIIGLSCAYYLTKTGKRVLVLERNYAGSGTSGACDEMILLQSKTPGLSLEMAFVSLDIYRSLQAELGEDLEFETRGGMIIIEKAEHLSIMKDFVAKQKSFGLNVEILSKKEAKAKQPFVSDSVVASTYSPDDSQVNPLRVMFALLRAGTRADMAFKRRSEVTSVAKTAWGSWKVTTAEGGPYFSDVVVNAAGVWAPRVASLVDLPLPIEPKRGQIVVTEPIHPFGETNVWDSEYIVSKLIPDLPRDERAERLGLGFALSRTCNGNYLIGSTREYVGFDKGTTHEAIEAISAKAVSLFPALANVRIIRSFSGLRPACRDGKCVLGEDPQNPGFFVAAGHEGDGIALAPVTGKLLADLVCGRKAELDIAELSPARFRKAEAMTRHLN, encoded by the coding sequence ATGAGCAGAGAAGATGAGTATGACGCCATAGTAATAGGAGCCGGCATAATAGGCCTTTCCTGCGCTTATTATCTCACTAAGACCGGGAAGCGCGTGCTCGTGTTGGAGCGCAACTACGCAGGGAGCGGTACCTCTGGGGCGTGTGACGAGATGATCCTCCTTCAGTCCAAGACACCAGGGCTTTCCCTCGAGATGGCCTTTGTGAGCCTGGATATTTATCGTTCCTTACAGGCAGAGCTGGGTGAGGATCTGGAATTCGAGACGCGAGGCGGCATGATAATCATCGAGAAGGCGGAACATCTGTCTATAATGAAAGACTTTGTGGCAAAGCAGAAATCCTTCGGCCTGAATGTGGAAATTTTGAGTAAAAAAGAGGCTAAGGCCAAGCAACCTTTTGTTAGCGACTCCGTGGTGGCCTCCACTTATAGTCCCGATGACTCTCAGGTCAATCCGCTGCGCGTCATGTTCGCTCTTTTGCGAGCGGGCACCAGGGCCGACATGGCTTTCAAAAGGAGGTCAGAGGTGACATCTGTCGCCAAGACTGCGTGGGGCAGTTGGAAAGTGACGACCGCAGAAGGTGGTCCATACTTCTCTGACGTGGTGGTGAATGCGGCTGGCGTTTGGGCTCCCCGCGTAGCCTCTTTAGTGGACCTTCCCCTGCCCATAGAACCGAAAAGAGGGCAGATCGTCGTCACAGAACCCATACATCCCTTCGGAGAGACGAATGTCTGGGACTCCGAGTATATCGTCTCCAAGCTGATACCCGACCTCCCGAGGGATGAGCGCGCTGAAAGGTTGGGGCTCGGCTTTGCCTTGTCGAGGACTTGTAACGGCAATTATCTCATAGGCAGCACGAGGGAGTATGTCGGCTTTGACAAGGGCACGACCCATGAAGCCATAGAGGCCATATCGGCCAAAGCTGTTTCGCTCTTTCCGGCGCTCGCAAATGTGCGCATCATTAGGAGTTTCTCCGGTTTGAGGCCGGCGTGCAGGGACGGGAAGTGCGTTCTTGGGGAGGACCCCCAAAACCCTGGTTTTTTCGTCGCGGCCGGTCACGAGGGGGACGGCATCGCTCTGGCGCCAGTAACGGGGAAATTGCTGGCCGATTTGGTCTGTGGGCGCAAGGCCGAGCTGGATATTGCGGAATTGAGCCCGGCGCGATTTCGCAAGGCTGAGGCAATGACGAGGCACTTAAACTGA
- a CDS encoding FCD domain-containing protein, with protein sequence MELFTDEKALSILEIVSNGSEPIGSWNLVELLEKRGVSVSPATIGRMLNRLEKLGYLRKEKLKGRVITPQGMEAIRIAKELQRRKRYQEELNRLIDTETLEDFLMVLEARKVVESATARLAAQNITEGELLKLEEILSQQRALHERSESVTDTDIAFHRAIAAASRNKVLDNIYKIISLSGQQSELFEYIRSQVGAPYMTSHLQIFDALKKRDPKEAEASMIRHMDSLIEDVRAYWHLYYPEAK encoded by the coding sequence GTGGAACTTTTTACAGATGAAAAGGCACTGTCGATATTAGAGATAGTCTCAAATGGGAGCGAACCCATAGGGTCGTGGAACCTGGTTGAGCTGCTTGAGAAAAGGGGCGTATCCGTCAGCCCTGCCACTATAGGTCGCATGCTGAATCGGCTGGAGAAACTTGGCTACTTGAGAAAAGAAAAGTTAAAGGGCAGAGTCATTACGCCCCAGGGGATGGAGGCCATACGCATCGCCAAGGAGCTGCAGCGGAGAAAGCGTTATCAGGAGGAACTAAACAGGCTTATAGATACCGAAACGCTGGAGGACTTCCTCATGGTTCTCGAGGCCAGAAAGGTCGTAGAAAGTGCCACAGCTCGCTTGGCAGCTCAAAATATCACAGAGGGCGAGCTTTTAAAATTAGAGGAGATTCTAAGCCAGCAAAGGGCGCTTCACGAGCGCAGCGAAAGCGTAACGGATACGGACATAGCTTTCCACCGTGCCATAGCTGCGGCTTCTCGCAATAAGGTTCTGGATAATATTTATAAAATTATTTCGCTATCAGGACAACAGTCAGAGCTATTTGAATATATCCGCAGTCAAGTCGGTGCTCCTTATATGACTTCCCACCTACAGATTTTTGATGCCTTGAAGAAACGTGACCCCAAAGAAGCAGAAGCGAGCATGATTCGCCATATGGACAGCCTTATAGAGGACGTAAGAGCATATTGGCATCTCTATTATCCTGAAGCAAAGTAA
- a CDS encoding transposase, which produces MYSLGVLGLEAVRLVKESGKPILQISRDLGVSVKSLKRWVKQQEIDSGTPKALPLLKRCELRKLARLKTASFELNGRYKKGAHLFAHETDENSSHIFVYRGREGGLTLLPNSFAFWGSPPADIMIG; this is translated from the coding sequence ATGTATTCTTTAGGAGTTTTAGGGCTCGAGGCAGTGAGGTTGGTTAAAGAGAGTGGAAAGCCTATACTCCAGATATCTCGAGATCTGGGTGTCTCTGTGAAATCGCTCAAACGTTGGGTGAAACAGCAAGAGATCGATTCCGGTACTCCTAAGGCCTTACCACTTCTGAAGCGATGCGAATTGAGGAAGCTTGCGCGCTTAAAAACTGCATCCTTCGAATTGAACGGGAGATATAAAAAGGGCGCGCACCTTTTTGCGCATGAGACGGACGAAAACTCCAGTCATATTTTCGTTTATAGAGGAAGAGAAGGCGGCCTTACCCTATTGCCAAATAGTTTCGCGTTCTGGGGGTCTCCACCAGCGGATATTATGATTGGCTAA
- a CDS encoding DDE-type integrase/transposase/recombinase produces MQEAGIKDTHIVSVKDVPTNVPKRPIYPDLVERNFEADAPNTLWVGDITQHPTSEGWLYLAVVLDAFSRKVIGFF; encoded by the coding sequence ATGCAAGAGGCAGGAATAAAAGACACACACATAGTAAGCGTCAAGGATGTACCAACAAATGTCCCCAAACGTCCTATCTACCCTGACCTCGTCGAGAGAAACTTCGAGGCAGACGCGCCCAATACACTCTGGGTAGGCGACATAACGCAACACCCCACAAGCGAGGGCTGGCTATATTTGGCCGTAGTGTTGGATGCCTTTTCCAGAAAGGTAATCGGTTTCTTTTAG
- a CDS encoding MFS transporter: MQTSIKEWAVSYKRTAFTGALVALAILGDSFLYAALPVHYREAGVSLIMVGWLLSLNRWVRLFTNTVAGWLGSCLGWNTVFTAALWLTVITTFGYGRTGSVPILLLLRGLWGLCWSLLRLGGQAAVLAESAPGQRASHMGLFTGMYRLGSLAGMVVGGYLADIVGFKMAALWLSVATVLGAIIGSLPPAANGQWGAPAKEEGVNRDLLRAATGWIPEGHEEWVVCICAASLYFVTSGIVTSTVGLLVTTRLGDRIALNCWVLGAGALSGLLLSTRWVIDFLLGPLLGWCTDRWGRSLALVAGYLAIVMMLFVLSSARGLLVIVLSLVVLFCSGTACAVALDGWAGDIAGRTPGRFLPVYATWIDAGAAVGPLMGYYLSETCSLSYGYIASAGLILIGGVICWALSCAAQRQG, from the coding sequence ATGCAGACGTCTATAAAAGAATGGGCGGTATCATATAAACGAACTGCTTTTACAGGTGCCTTAGTAGCGTTAGCAATACTTGGGGATTCCTTCCTTTACGCCGCTTTACCTGTGCACTATCGAGAGGCTGGCGTCAGCTTGATAATGGTTGGATGGTTGCTCAGCCTCAACCGATGGGTACGCCTTTTCACTAATACTGTTGCGGGTTGGCTCGGTTCATGTTTGGGCTGGAACACGGTGTTTACAGCGGCACTATGGCTGACAGTGATCACAACCTTCGGATATGGACGTACTGGATCTGTGCCGATACTCCTGTTACTCAGAGGGCTGTGGGGGCTTTGTTGGTCGCTCCTTCGCTTGGGTGGACAAGCAGCCGTGCTGGCCGAGAGTGCGCCTGGGCAGCGCGCCTCCCACATGGGATTGTTTACAGGGATGTATCGATTGGGAAGCTTGGCTGGTATGGTAGTGGGTGGCTATTTGGCCGACATAGTGGGCTTTAAGATGGCAGCACTTTGGCTATCGGTCGCGACGGTGTTGGGTGCCATCATAGGTTCATTGCCGCCTGCTGCAAATGGGCAGTGGGGTGCACCCGCTAAAGAGGAAGGCGTTAATCGTGATTTGCTCCGAGCGGCAACAGGGTGGATACCTGAAGGACACGAAGAATGGGTAGTTTGTATATGCGCTGCGAGCTTATACTTTGTAACTAGCGGGATTGTGACCTCCACAGTAGGTTTGCTCGTGACCACACGGTTGGGGGATCGAATAGCCTTAAATTGTTGGGTGCTTGGCGCAGGGGCATTATCAGGGCTATTGTTGAGCACGCGATGGGTAATAGATTTCTTGCTTGGTCCTCTGTTAGGTTGGTGTACCGACCGTTGGGGACGTTCTTTAGCTTTGGTCGCTGGTTATTTGGCAATTGTAATGATGTTGTTTGTATTGTCGAGCGCGCGTGGACTTCTCGTGATAGTCCTGTCTTTGGTTGTGTTGTTCTGTTCAGGTACTGCATGCGCTGTGGCACTTGATGGGTGGGCCGGTGACATTGCCGGACGCACGCCTGGCCGGTTCTTGCCGGTCTATGCGACATGGATTGATGCCGGAGCTGCTGTTGGTCCATTGATGGGCTATTACCTTTCAGAAACGTGCTCGTTATCTTATGGATATATAGCAAGCGCTGGTCTTATATTGATAGGAGGTGTTATATGTTGGGCTTTATCTTGTGCTGCCCAAAGGCAAGGTTGA
- a CDS encoding YkgJ family cysteine cluster protein, which translates to MAPPLRGTEDKPWWHEGLKFECIRCGRCCRGEPGAVWFSPEEGKKISDYLGISEEEFYRLCVISRLGRHSLRERPNGDCAFLNPQDNSCSIYPVRPIQCALYPFWPSILTSRRIWQAQAKRCPGIDMGRLYSQEEISSLLRLSPFPDL; encoded by the coding sequence GTGGCGCCTCCTTTACGAGGAACTGAAGACAAACCTTGGTGGCACGAGGGCTTAAAGTTTGAGTGCATACGATGCGGTCGCTGTTGCCGCGGAGAGCCTGGGGCTGTCTGGTTTTCTCCCGAGGAAGGCAAAAAGATATCCGACTATTTGGGCATCTCCGAGGAGGAGTTTTACAGGCTTTGCGTCATTAGTCGTTTGGGGCGCCACAGTTTGCGCGAGCGCCCCAATGGTGATTGTGCGTTTTTAAATCCTCAAGATAACAGTTGCTCCATCTATCCGGTTCGTCCGATCCAATGCGCTTTATATCCGTTCTGGCCGTCTATTTTGACAAGCAGAAGAATTTGGCAGGCCCAAGCCAAGAGATGCCCCGGTATCGACATGGGTAGGCTCTATTCGCAAGAGGAGATATCTTCTCTCTTGCGCCTCTCTCCCTTTCCGGACCTTTAG
- a CDS encoding flagellar basal body P-ring protein FlgI: MRRLVIASIVFMSAALFAVPFASAAVHPTVRIKELAHVEGVRSNQLTGLGLVVGLQGTGDRSQLALRMMRNMVTSFGISTDEKMIRSRNAAVVTATAQLSPFVRQGQTVDVVVSAMGDAKSLEGGVLLQTPLQAADGKVYAVAQGPVTVGGFVAGGAAARVTKNVTTTGRIPGGAIVERDVSMDFVQSNWISLLLEEPDFTTAQRIANAINERYGGVARPADAGRVEVAVPPRYVTNPTAFIAQVEQLEVTPDVPGRVVVNERTGTVVMGGQVGISAVTVAHGNLTVRVVEAPEVVQPEPFGTGVTAVVPRTGVAVTEGAGQLVSLPASSTVDELVKAMNAIGATPRDIITILQAIDQAGALHGELVVM, translated from the coding sequence ATGAGACGACTTGTGATTGCATCGATCGTTTTTATGTCGGCGGCGCTTTTTGCAGTGCCGTTCGCTTCGGCTGCTGTTCATCCTACTGTGCGCATCAAAGAGCTGGCTCATGTGGAAGGGGTCAGGTCGAACCAACTCACCGGCTTGGGATTGGTCGTCGGCCTACAGGGGACTGGTGATAGGAGCCAACTGGCACTTCGCATGATGCGCAACATGGTCACGAGCTTCGGCATATCTACGGACGAAAAGATGATCCGCTCCAGGAATGCGGCTGTGGTGACCGCCACAGCGCAGCTTTCGCCCTTTGTGCGCCAAGGACAAACCGTGGATGTAGTGGTGAGCGCTATGGGTGACGCGAAGAGCCTTGAAGGTGGTGTATTACTTCAGACTCCATTGCAGGCCGCCGACGGCAAAGTTTATGCCGTGGCGCAGGGACCAGTCACCGTGGGCGGTTTCGTCGCGGGCGGTGCCGCTGCGAGGGTCACGAAAAATGTGACTACGACAGGCCGCATCCCTGGCGGTGCCATAGTCGAGCGCGATGTCTCTATGGATTTCGTCCAAAGCAACTGGATCTCGCTGCTCCTTGAGGAGCCCGACTTTACGACGGCCCAGCGCATTGCAAATGCTATAAACGAGCGATATGGCGGTGTTGCGCGCCCTGCCGATGCTGGACGCGTGGAGGTTGCAGTCCCGCCGCGATATGTTACCAATCCAACTGCCTTTATTGCCCAGGTGGAACAGCTCGAGGTTACCCCCGATGTCCCTGGCAGGGTAGTAGTCAACGAGCGCACTGGCACTGTGGTAATGGGCGGCCAGGTGGGCATCAGCGCTGTCACCGTTGCTCATGGCAACCTGACCGTGCGCGTAGTGGAAGCCCCCGAGGTGGTGCAGCCTGAACCCTTTGGCACAGGAGTAACGGCAGTTGTGCCGCGCACCGGTGTTGCCGTTACCGAGGGAGCGGGGCAGCTCGTCTCTCTGCCGGCCTCATCCACTGTGGATGAACTGGTGAAGGCCATGAACGCCATAGGGGCTACGCCGAGGGACATCATTACGATCCTTCAGGCTATAGATCAGGCCGGAGCCTTGCACGGAGAGCTGGTGGTCATGTGA
- a CDS encoding flagellar basal body L-ring protein FlgH — protein sequence MKRFSLLSSLAVLFLLALPAWGQSLWQDGASLYADQRPRRVGDIVTVVVNERTNTKDEAKTDVTKDSNHQVDDGTGILDFIRGFGTSSTSDMEADASTERTHRLQTQITCLVTEVLPTGNLVIEGVRDIRTNTETLKLHLRGVIRPQDVTPDNTIGSDNVANAELFVEGKGTLSRVQRPGLLTQLLQAIF from the coding sequence GTGAAGAGATTTTCGCTGCTATCGTCGCTTGCGGTGCTATTTTTGCTCGCTCTCCCAGCTTGGGGACAATCGCTATGGCAGGATGGGGCCAGTCTTTATGCCGACCAGCGCCCCAGGCGCGTGGGCGACATAGTCACTGTTGTGGTCAATGAGCGCACTAACACCAAAGACGAAGCGAAGACGGATGTTACAAAGGATAGCAATCACCAGGTAGACGACGGAACTGGAATACTCGACTTTATAAGGGGCTTTGGCACCAGCTCCACCAGCGATATGGAAGCTGACGCGTCCACGGAGCGCACCCATAGACTACAGACGCAGATAACATGCTTAGTGACGGAAGTTTTGCCAACCGGCAATCTGGTGATAGAGGGCGTGAGAGACATTCGCACGAATACGGAGACGTTGAAACTGCACTTGCGCGGCGTTATACGCCCTCAAGATGTTACCCCTGACAATACAATAGGAAGTGATAACGTAGCAAATGCCGAGCTTTTTGTTGAAGGAAAGGGCACATTGAGCCGTGTTCAGCGCCCCGGATTGCTTACGCAACTGCTGCAAGCCATATTCTAA